Proteins encoded within one genomic window of Glandiceps talaboti chromosome 3, keGlaTala1.1, whole genome shotgun sequence:
- the LOC144432641 gene encoding uncharacterized protein LOC144432641 isoform X2 — protein MDLRIVICSSCSLGVPLCCYRRNTKRYFITKVACPSYKYLTGIQTMVAGIKMVQPFQRATYQQVVESTDPCAICLAPLHEGRFTPCRHIFHSKCLATHLNFKRTCPMCNTPLIQITRVGPRHVVVHHHRRNQHANNHAPQEPGPNHPGPNPPGPIPPGPNHHGPNPPGPNPPGPNPPGPNPQVDHGHAQQIYPDR, from the exons ATGGATCTTAGGATTGTCATATGTAGTAGTTGCAGCCTGGGAGTACCACTCTGTTGTTACCGGAGAAACACTAAGAGATATTTTATCACCAAGG TTGCTTGTCCATCGTATAAATATCTAACAGGGATACAAACTATGGTAGCTGGTATAAAGATGGTACAGCCGTTCCAAAGGGCAACATATCAACAAGTGGTCGAGAGCACAGATCCATGTGCTATTTGTTTGGCACCCCTTCACGAGGGTAGGTTTACTCCATGTCGTCATATCTTTCACTCAAAATGTCTTGCAACACATCTTAACTTCAAAAGAACTTGTCCAATGTGTAACACGCCCTTGATACAAATAACCAGAGTTGGGCCTCGACATGTTGTGgttcatcatcatcgtcgtaaCCAGCATGCAAATAACCATGCACCTCAAGAGCCAGGGCCAAATCACCCTGGACCAAACCCCCCTGGACCAATCCCACCGGGACCAAATCACCATGGACCTAACCCACCTGGACCTAACCCACCTGGACCAAACCCCCCTGGACCAAATCCTCAGGTAGACCATGGGCATGCTCAGCAAATATACCCTGATCGATAA
- the LOC144432618 gene encoding mitochondrial import inner membrane translocase subunit Tim13-like, with protein sequence MNMDSFSSPAGKAGPHEREALMDQVKSQLAVANAQDLLQKMSDKCFKKCIPKPGATLDSSEQKCLAMCMDRYMDAWNTVSKTYTTRLQRERGYSG encoded by the exons ATGAACATGGATTCGTTTTCGTCGCCAGCGGGAAAGGCCGGGCCACATGAAAGGGAGGCACTTATGGACCAAGTGAAATCACAACTTGCTGTCGCCAATGCTCAAGATTTACTACAG aAAATGTCTGATAAATGTTTCAAGAAATGTATTCCAAAGCCCGGTGCAACATTGGATAGTTCTGAACAG AAATGTTTAGCCATGTGCATGGACAGGTATATGGATGCCTGGAACACAGTatcaaaaacatacacaaccaGACTGCAAAGAGAGAGAGGTTACTCAGgatag
- the LOC144432641 gene encoding uncharacterized protein LOC144432641 isoform X1: protein MPAEEIQSSRLAQYLLAYSIVYTIPVVAVVLTIYQFPSLYCLLYISIAGISLLLWHDNLSSRILPMLIKALKLLGTVVTVCVLGLLVHPAVIYDAAKQFIVGDRTYHRIVTRFFMHCCYVVLLNGAFNSKSLMEELFNPWILGLSYVVVAAWEYHSVVTGETLRDILSPRVRTCLFYLFCFVLVLWYLPGEISLSIVMQLPIGLLLVFMVEEQWILQHADLLLCWVSKNQYREVEATSSPSIDFLPNSLRPPLDFRCIVNFGGFESDVVSMFKYAILIISASSLILVNCIRDFFEYESIFDCKGLVCWVRFSVVLLFTVACPSYKYLTGIQTMVAGIKMVQPFQRATYQQVVESTDPCAICLAPLHEGRFTPCRHIFHSKCLATHLNFKRTCPMCNTPLIQITRVGPRHVVVHHHRRNQHANNHAPQEPGPNHPGPNPPGPIPPGPNHHGPNPPGPNPPGPNPPGPNPQVDHGHAQQIYPDR, encoded by the coding sequence ATGCCAGCAGAAGAAATTCAAAGTTCGCGACTCGCCCAGTATTTGCTTGCCTACAGTATTGTGTACACTATACCAGTTGTTGCTGTTGTCTTAACTATTTATCAGTTTCCTTCTCTGTACTGtcttttgtatatttctattgCCGGCATTTCACTTTTGTTGTGGCATGATAATTTGTCTTCTCGCATCTTACCTATGTTGATAAAAGCTCTCAAATTGTTAGGTACTGTGGTCACTGTGTGTGTTTTAGGTTTACTGGTACATCCAGCGGTGATATACGATGCCGCCAAACAATTCATCGTAGGTGACAGAACTTACCATCGTATAGTGACACGCTTTTTTATGCATTGTTGCTATGTTGTTTTATTAAATGGAGCCTTCAACTCTAAATCTCTGATGGAAGAACTCTTCAACCCATGGATCTTAGGATTGTCATATGTAGTAGTTGCAGCCTGGGAGTACCACTCTGTTGTTACCGGAGAAACACTAAGAGATATTTTATCACCAAGGGTCagaacatgtttattttatctcTTTTGCTTTGTATTGGTTTTATGGTATTTGCCTGGTGAAATAAGCTTAAGTATAGTGATGCAATTACCAATTGGGCTACTTTTGGTCTTTATGGTTGAAGAGCAGTGGATTCTTCAACATGCCGATTTATTGCTGTGCTGGGTATCCAAAAACCAATATAGAGAGGTAGAAGCAACGTCATCACCGTCAATCGATTTTCTACCCAACTCCCTCAGACCGCCGCTAGATTTTCGCTGTATAGTTAACTTTGGTGGATTCGAAAGTGATGTTGTCTCGATGTTCAAATATGCAATTTTGATTATTTCAGCATCGTCCTTGATTCTCGTTAACTGTATTCGAGATTTCTTTGAATATGAGAGCATTTTTGATTGTAAGGGATTGGTATGCTGGGTCAGGTTCtctgttgttttgttgtttacagTTGCTTGTCCATCGTATAAATATCTAACAGGGATACAAACTATGGTAGCTGGTATAAAGATGGTACAGCCGTTCCAAAGGGCAACATATCAACAAGTGGTCGAGAGCACAGATCCATGTGCTATTTGTTTGGCACCCCTTCACGAGGGTAGGTTTACTCCATGTCGTCATATCTTTCACTCAAAATGTCTTGCAACACATCTTAACTTCAAAAGAACTTGTCCAATGTGTAACACGCCCTTGATACAAATAACCAGAGTTGGGCCTCGACATGTTGTGgttcatcatcatcgtcgtaaCCAGCATGCAAATAACCATGCACCTCAAGAGCCAGGGCCAAATCACCCTGGACCAAACCCCCCTGGACCAATCCCACCGGGACCAAATCACCATGGACCTAACCCACCTGGACCTAACCCACCTGGACCAAACCCCCCTGGACCAAATCCTCAGGTAGACCATGGGCATGCTCAGCAAATATACCCTGATCGATAA